The DNA region GCCATGAAGACTTTtccctcgttttttttttgttgttgttgctagaATAGAATTAAGATACCATAAACACATAAAATATGGTGCTGAATTTCGATCGATACGACCGGATATGTCCCTTGGCGTCCCAGTCTAGGCGAGCGAGCcgtaaaaattaattaatagtaAGTATAGTATAATAAGTATCCTATTGGTCCTACTGGAATAATAGATCCTATTGGTCCCGCTTCCAAACCGGCTTAGGATGTTCGATCCGATCAAGGTTTGCCGAGGCTGGCTTGCTGGGTGTAGGAATGCGGCATAAAGACACAACCGCCACAACCAGTGTCCACCTACCTTGCGCTTCGATTTGGCCATCCGCTGGTCGCGCGAGTTTTCCGCCTCGCCGGGCGGCCGCTTGCCCCACACCACGATCGCGATGCGCGTGTAGGTGAAGATCAGCACGACGAGCGGCACGATGAACTGGGTGGTCAGCAGCGCGATGGTGTAGTAGTCGTCCTGCTCCGGCGACGGCCACTTTTCCGCACAGATTGGCCTGCATTGGGGGTAGAAAAGAAAGGGGTGTTACAGGAGGCTCCACCGTTCGTTTTGCTGCatttgagtgtttgtgtggataTGTGTCGTAAAGGTGTAGATTATGCGACATCCGGGACATCACGAAGGTGCCCCTTCGGGTGGGCAGACCCATTCTGGACAGTCCTAATGTAATTGTAATGTTTACAAGGCCAAGCACCGGGGTCACGCAAAAAAATCGCCAGGTCATAACGGCCCAATTATGACAGCCTAAAACACTCACAGTCATGTCACTGGCCCCTCGGGTGGCCAGTAGGGGGTTGCAAATACACAATCCTTCCTTCTCTCGGCTCCCCCTCCCTCCACACCACTGTCAAAAAACCGCATGCAACCAGTCCTGGGCGTGCGGGTAGAGAAGACTTATTAATTTCACGCCCGAAACTGTGGGCTGTTAATTGGGTATGGTAATTTCTTTGTTCTCACGgctgtctcgctctctctctctctctctccgtagCTAACTTTAGGGGTGGTAGGCACCGCAGCAGAGGACACCAAATGGTCGGTTGGTCCGGCGAGCGCAAAATTCGAGCAAAATTTGTTTCATCCAGAGCGTTGAACTAGCCGTCCGACGACGCTCACGGACGGTTTGCCGGGATCCGACCGCCAAATGTTATGCAGATGAGCCCCGCTCTCATTCATATGCAAATGTGCTACCCTGGAatgaactgtgtgtgtgtgtgtgtgtgtgtgtgtgtgtgtgtgtgagtgtagacTACGAGAAAGAAGCGGTAAATCGGGTTTCGGCGTGGCGGAAGAATTATTCATAAGCGGAGGACTTGTTAGCCCAACTGGCTGTACAACCGACCTGACCCGTGGCTAATATGCGGCGCCAAATATGCATGAGCCTGTGGATGGTGGGTGGCGCTGGGCATACTTACACGTTACACTGCACGTGCCAATCGGTTGGGAAGTAGAGCGTCGAGAAGATGGCAATCGGGACGGCCGTAATCAGTGCGATGATCCACACGATGCCGATCAAGCACTTGGAGCAGCTgcaaaaaaagattaaattagCTCTATAAATTAACCCACAAAACCAGTCAGCGGTGTCACACGGTCCCACGCCTAAATGCAGACCGCCCCGCACAGCAAAAGCAGCGCGCGCGCCGTGTGCCACGCGTACACGCGAACCAATCACCACTCACGTCTTGGTGATGCGGGGTCGCAGCGGCCACATGATCGCAATGTACCGGTCGCCACTGATCGCGACGAGCGTGTAGGCGCTCACCAGCACCGACACCGCCTGGGTGTAGTTGACCAGCCGGCACATGGCCAGCCCGAACGGCCAGTACTGCAGCACGAACAGCGAGATGAAGGTGAACGGCACGCAGAACAGCGTCATCATCAGGTCGCCCACCGCCAGGTTCGTGATGAAGAAGTTGGTCACCGTGCGCATGCGCGGGTTCGACTGGACGATGAACAGCACGATCGAGTTGCCGATCACCGCCGTCACGAAGATGGTAATGTACAGGAAGTAGCTGGTGAGCTGAAAGTACGGCCCGGCCGAGTACGCGTTGCTGCACTCGGCGAGCGGGATCGGGTCGAAGCCGACGCCGTAGTCGTAGCCGCCGGCGCCGACGACGCCCCCGGCCCCGCCGTAGCTCCGGTTGCCGGCCTGCGACTGGTTGCGCAGGCTGTCGCTCAGCTGCTCGATGTAGTTCTGCTCCTCGGTCGACGACACGTACGGGTAGTTGCGGGCGTACATGTCGAACAGTTCCGGCCCGGCTGCCGACCCAGCACTGGACGCGTTGCTGCCGGCCAGGGCGCCGAACCCGCCACTGCCGGTGCCGTTGCCGGCGGGCCCCGTGCTGTACACACCGCCGCCCGGGGCGGCCGACTCGTTGCGCATGGCGCGGGCGAAGTAGTCCGCGTACTGGATCGCTTGCGATATCATGTTGCTCTTTCCAGGAAAgcggacagagagagaaagagggagtgGGGGGGTAGGAAACGGTTATCTTCGCACTGGCAAAAAGGCTTGTAGaaatgcgcgcacacacacacagtagagTCAGCGCTTCTAAATCATTCCCATCGCATCACCGTCAAAACCATGCCACTGGCAATGGGAATCAAGCTCTCGAGATATCtgcttgtgtttttgttttgatcctGCACACGCCTTTTGTTGAGTTGATTTCtgaagaaaagagaaagaaagagcaaGCAAACATACAGCAGACATTACTAtacagtagtgatgggtaaagtagGCAAAAACCGGTGTCGGAACCGACGCCAGAAGGTAGGTCTGTCCAGCATTATCCAGAACTGTTTCTAATCGTCAGAAtcgcctggagtcgtccgaagacgtcaggagtcgtctgaagtcggagtcatccggtgTCATCCAGAgccatccggagtcgtccggagtcgtccggagtcttccaTAATCCAAGTCACCTGATTTtggagtcgcctggagtcatccggagtcgtctggagttggctggagtcgtccggagttagGCAGAAACGGCCGGAGCAATGTTCTTGGGGTCAGGCATTTCATCTTGGACTTCAACTTCGACAGTCCCTGAACGACTCTGGCGACTCTGattccggatcactccggatgacgactccgaacgacacCGAACgtctccagacgactccaactccgggcgactctgatttcggatgactccgaaagATTTTGGACAATGCTAGACatcttcggacgactccagacgactccaactccggacgactctgattGCGGATGActttgaacgactccgaacgactccagatctccagagagcacaccaCTACTCTACAGTAAAAGtagcgcagcagcaacaacaacaacaatacacAAGCATTTGATaaagataaacacacacacacgtacagagTAATGACATCTGGTCATTTGATCTAGTTCGGTGGcacaagaaaacaacaaacactctGCAagtaggagagagagagagagagagagagagagagagagagagggagataaaacaaaaagcgatGAGAAGAACAGAACAGCTATTAGCAGATAATTAACCTTCTGACATGTGGCGCTGTGAgggtgggcgtgtgtgtgtgtgtgggcgtgTAGTGGCTCACTGTCTGTTGACCTGAGTATCTGACGTAGTTGTCACTGTTGAAGATGAATGTTATCGCCAGCGGAGAATAATGAACCCTTAGCCTTTCAGGGGCCgctgggggagggggagggagtTTGAGGGCTTTGGTAAATAATAGATGACCTCTTCGCTCCCAGCTCTTCTCATTTCCCGCCTACACTGCAACGAAATTTTGAtttactttcttttctttttcattattCCTCccactctctttctttctctatttatctctctctgtcgtcGTTATCATCTCATGTAGTGATGTGTTTTGCGACACTTTTTaagatttcttttttatctttacaTTCCAAATTCATCCCATTATGTTCGACTATTCCTCAGTACCTCGAACTAATTTAGTTAGAAATCTAGGCGCTCTATTCAATAGAATTAGAGatgcaattatttttaacGACCACTTAGAACATACTTTACCAAAAGCACTTCGTATGCTAGACATAATGCTGCATGTTGCTAGTGACTTGAGAGATCCGTTTAGTGTGAAATCCCCAAATTCTTGAAATTGCAAGCATTTTGAGGAAATCTTCCCAATAATATCAAACAGACAGGCATTAGGTTTAGATACTCAGGTACAGTGTAAGCTTACACACTCTTTGTTGTATCGTCTACCATGGATCAATGTCTCGGCATGCACTTTGTATCATATTCAGAGGTTTCTATTAGAGATTATCTCTAATTAGAGGTATTAGAGGTATCTCTAACTAAGATTTGAACCCCTACCGCGCAGCATAATGATGGAGAATGAGTGCCTACTTGTACCAACACTGTTTTCTGTGGTTTTATTGATGATCCGTCTGTTGTTGAAAAGTTTAACTTACAGGAACCTCACAGGATACTAAAACCTAGAGCAATTCTACATATAGAGACAAGATATACACAGTTTGGATGTGGAACAACTCGTTAGGAAACAGTGTAGATTTCAGTACAAGCTTAAGTAGCTTGAGGACTATGTTGCATAGTTTAGTTTGTTTATTATATTATTGAATAATGAATATTTGTATAATATAGTAAATACTTTGTTTAATATGTTATTGTGGTAGTTTAATTGAGATTGGTTTTGTATTTAATATAGGGTTCCGAAGGCTCGATgacataaattaataaattgcGCTTTTGCTCACAAGCAGAGGTGACTGTGAAGCATGGCATTGTTCGACAAAATCGTTTTTGCTAAGTCCTGTGTGATCAGAATTTCTGTAGGAACTGAAATCTTCTACTGCTCTACAATTATTTGCAGAAACAAATCATTAGGCTCCTTCAAAACTGGTTGTATGAATTTACGCATTGAATTAAGCTGCAAAATTGTATAGCAATTCATTGTGGAACTAAATCTTGTTATCTGAAAACTGGATCCGAGATCGGATGTGAGCAACAAGGAGTGCTCAGAAACCAAGAGGATCTGACACTCACTCGCTAGCCGGAATAGCTCAGACGAATgaatcatttttgttttttgtttgggtcTTTTTTACCCATCCCTAATCTCACGCACACCAGCAGAGGCGTCGTGCACACCGATCGATCGCTGcggggtggaggggggggggggttgtgtACCGCCCCCAAGGGGCCGTATGCATCGTGAGGCCCATTCAATCGCCCAGCAGGAATCGGTTCCATAATCAAACTTCCTCCACCGAAAGTGAGCTGAGCGCCCGAGGAAGGAGCGCCAACGACCAAGGACCCAGGCGGGCGATTAGTCCGGCAGCATGGTCGGTGTtcggtttttgtgtttttcgctCCTTTCTGTGGTTGAGTGTTGTTTACCTTTCTGCACACAGAACCCCTCGCCCCACCATCCACCACCCAGTCACTCTGCTGATGTGGAGCATATTAAATTTGTGCGCTGCGCTTTGCCCTGTCTCATCCGGCCCACGGTCCAGCGACGGTAGCAGATTTCGAAGGCCCGTGAATGCCAACCCCACCCTCCCCGGAAGTGTGTGctttggtggtgttggtggtggcggttGATGAGTTTTCTTCCCTTGCGCCTCCGGCACAGCTGGTATTTGCTCTCGTGCTCCGTCACCCGATACTCGGATAGCAATCAATGGACGTGCTACGGGCCGCACTCGTTTGTCAGCACTTTATCCAGCTTCCGTCAGCCCGTCAGCGCTTGCCGTACCTACGAACGGAACTATTCCGTGCCCCGTGGCAAAGCGTCCCGTGCGCTTCAAACGCAAAACCGCACCAGGGCGGTAGTGCACAGCTGCGCGACGGAACCAAAACCAGCGCACACCAGCACCGCAGCAAGCGAAAGGATTCTTGCGAAGCACGCCGAACGCCCGACAGGCATTGCGCCGCGACGGCATTCGATTGTTTCCCATTGCTCATCGGTATTTCCTGCTTCTTCCTTTTTGAAGGAAAAACAGCATTGTTCAAGCGAAAAGCAAGCGTCTAAAGGAGCGGAGCGTTTGAAgtgtctatgtgtgtatgctgctgctgtcaaaGTAGCTGTGCCGGTACTGATTTATTTACGATCTTTCGTGAGCTGCAACTTGCTGCGGAGTTGCCATTTAAAGTATAATACCTCCTCCAACCGTCTTCCCGTGAAATTGTTGCTCAAACGAATTCGGTGAATGCAAACTTGCAAGCTTCCGGAGCATCGAAGCGAGCACCAAGCTGACACGAGAAAGCGCAGAAGGTGTATCGATTTCCTGCTGGAAAACACGTCTGCAACGGATGGCAAACGATTCGCCCCTATTTCGGATGATGCTCGGTGTTGCGTTTGCGTTAACAGTTTGTAGCGCTTCGGCGGAAGTTTGTTGACTTGTTTCTTCGCACGGTCACCATTCATGTTGTTATGGTACAGTTGCCACCTCCCAccaagcgagagagagagagatagagatagagagagagagagagagagagagagagagagagagagagagagagagtttacAGCAAAACGCAGCAAACAGCTCAGCCGAACGAGCGAACCAATCATTATCGACAGTTTAATGatatccggctcgaaggaccaaaaacgCGTAACACCAACAAATTGTAACtg from Anopheles coluzzii chromosome X, AcolN3, whole genome shotgun sequence includes:
- the LOC120961448 gene encoding RYamide receptor isoform X3, translated to MISQAIQYADYFARAMRNESAAPGGGVYSTGPAGNGTGSGGFGALAGSNASSAGSAAGPELFDMYARNYPYVSSTEEQNYIEQLSDSLRNQSQAGNRSYGGAGGVVGAGGYDYGVGFDPIPLAECSNAYSAGPYFQLTSYFLYITIFVTAVIGNSIVLFIVQSNPRMRTVTNFFITNLAVGDLMMTLFCVPFTFISLFVLQYWPFGLAMCRLVNYTQAVSVLVSAYTLVAISGDRYIAIMWPLRPRITKTCSKCLIGIVWIIALITAVPIAIFSTLYFPTDWHVQCNVPICAEKWPSPEQDDYYTIALLTTQFIVPLVVLIFTYTRIAIVVWGKRPPGEAENSRDQRMAKSKRKMIKMMVTVVIVFTICWLPFNFLMLMKLPSSWDLLPYFWFAFHWLAMSHSCYNPIIYCYMNARFRSGFILVLHGVPGLQQLCCCIRHTPPAIARNVGSSVALAGIDEVSHLHRVNTCTTYISTRRKPTHNVQVQSTETSLLR
- the LOC120961448 gene encoding RYamide receptor isoform X2 → MISQAIQYADYFARAMRNESAAPGGGVYSTGPAGNGTGSGGFGALAGSNASSAGSAAGPELFDMYARNYPYVSSTEEQNYIEQLSDSLRNQSQAGNRSYGGAGGVVGAGGYDYGVGFDPIPLAECSNAYSAGPYFQLTSYFLYITIFVTAVIGNSIVLFIVQSNPRMRTVTNFFITNLAVGDLMMTLFCVPFTFISLFVLQYWPFGLAMCRLVNYTQAVSVLVSAYTLVAISGDRYIAIMWPLRPRITKTCSKCLIGIVWIIALITAVPIAIFSTLYFPTDWHVQCNVPICAEKWPSPEQDDYYTIALLTTQFIVPLVVLIFTYTRIAIVVWGKRPPGEAENSRDQRMAKSKRKMIKMMVTVVIVFTICWLPFNFLMVRRGTVPLPARITALHLASVSSRSQLMKLPSSWDLLPYFWFAFHWLAMSHSCYNPIIYCYMNARFRSGFILVLHGVPGLQQLCCCIRHTPPAIARNVGSSVALAGEMNGLYGASALRRKAGVRESMKYRICIELTHAPHT
- the LOC120961448 gene encoding RYamide receptor isoform X1, encoding MISQAIQYADYFARAMRNESAAPGGGVYSTGPAGNGTGSGGFGALAGSNASSAGSAAGPELFDMYARNYPYVSSTEEQNYIEQLSDSLRNQSQAGNRSYGGAGGVVGAGGYDYGVGFDPIPLAECSNAYSAGPYFQLTSYFLYITIFVTAVIGNSIVLFIVQSNPRMRTVTNFFITNLAVGDLMMTLFCVPFTFISLFVLQYWPFGLAMCRLVNYTQAVSVLVSAYTLVAISGDRYIAIMWPLRPRITKTCSKCLIGIVWIIALITAVPIAIFSTLYFPTDWHVQCNVPICAEKWPSPEQDDYYTIALLTTQFIVPLVVLIFTYTRIAIVVWGKRPPGEAENSRDQRMAKSKRKMIKMMVTVVIVFTICWLPFNFLMVRRGTVPLPARITALHLASVSSRSQLMKLPSSWDLLPYFWFAFHWLAMSHSCYNPIIYCYMNARFRSGFILVLHGVPGLQQLCCCIRHTPPAIARNVGSSVALAGIDEVSHLHRVNTCTTYISTRRKPTHNVQVQSTETSLLR